A window of Corallococcus macrosporus DSM 14697 contains these coding sequences:
- a CDS encoding GNAT family N-acetyltransferase: protein MRSPIDSTPYEVRRGDGFAISDDPARIDLDVVHGYLSRSYWSPGIPRNTVERAARNSLVFGLYSPEGQVGYARVVTDRASFAYLCDVFVLESHQGRGLGQWMMETLLAHPDLRGLRRFLLATRDAHSLYARHGFQPLKAPASFMEVHDPDVYVRNQE from the coding sequence ATGCGCTCTCCTATCGATTCCACGCCCTACGAAGTCCGCCGCGGTGACGGCTTCGCTATCTCCGACGACCCGGCCCGTATCGACCTGGACGTCGTCCATGGCTACCTGTCCCGCTCCTACTGGTCCCCGGGCATCCCCCGGAATACCGTCGAGCGGGCCGCCCGGAACTCGCTCGTCTTCGGCCTCTATTCGCCTGAAGGCCAGGTGGGCTACGCCCGCGTCGTCACCGACCGCGCCAGCTTTGCCTATCTCTGTGATGTCTTCGTCCTGGAGTCGCACCAGGGGCGCGGCCTGGGCCAGTGGATGATGGAGACGCTGCTCGCGCATCCGGACCTGCGGGGGCTCCGGCGGTTCCTGCTCGCCACGCGGGATGCCCACTCGCTCTATGCGCGTCATGGCTTTCAGCCATTGAAGGCGCCCGCGAGCTTCATGGAAGTCCATGACCCGGACGTCTATGTCCGCAATCAGGAGTGA
- a CDS encoding ricin-type beta-trefoil lectin domain protein, with amino-acid sequence MSDWLSTAAMFAGLATLTGLPMTAEAADDVSPEIVSAMRRDLGLTEQQVHQRLTFEAKAPQLEQTMREQLGDAFGGAWLDADGTQLIVGVTDEARLPKARVPGVKTVRVARSLARLEQVKASLDQNVQALSPAIHSWYVDLPSNSVVVHADDSSQSKPSADAFLRGSAGLKDGSLRVVASRHAPEPAYDLRGGDPYYFSNYRCSVGFPVNGGFVTAGHCGGVGTPTTGHNGVALGTIRGSVWPGADYGWVATNGSWTPQPWVNNYGGGNVTVAGSQEAPVNASICRSGYTTGWRCGVLQAKNVTVNYSVGPVYNLHRTSACAAGGDSGGSVLSGNQAQGVTSGVAGTCSNSNPATFYQPINPILGAYGLTLRTTGGGGSGRAFVSRLNNTKCIDVPNSNFSDGVPLQMWNCNGTNAQRWTFVNGTVRAGGLCMDVAWGNTANGTTVQLANCSGNPAQQFVLSGAGDLVSVLANKCVDIVNHNPNDGARLIIYECTGNPNQKWDYR; translated from the coding sequence ATGTCTGATTGGCTTTCCACCGCGGCGATGTTCGCCGGCCTCGCCACCCTGACGGGCCTGCCGATGACCGCCGAGGCGGCGGACGACGTGTCACCGGAGATTGTCTCCGCGATGCGCCGGGACCTCGGGCTCACCGAGCAGCAGGTCCACCAGCGGCTCACCTTCGAGGCGAAGGCGCCCCAGTTGGAGCAGACGATGCGCGAGCAGCTCGGTGACGCGTTCGGTGGCGCCTGGCTGGACGCGGATGGCACCCAGCTCATCGTCGGTGTCACCGACGAGGCCCGCCTCCCGAAGGCCCGGGTGCCGGGCGTGAAGACGGTGCGCGTCGCGCGGAGCCTGGCGCGGCTGGAGCAGGTGAAGGCGTCGCTGGACCAGAACGTCCAGGCGCTCTCGCCCGCCATCCACTCCTGGTACGTCGACCTGCCCAGCAACAGCGTCGTCGTGCACGCGGACGACTCCAGCCAGTCGAAGCCGAGCGCGGACGCGTTCCTCCGCGGCAGCGCCGGCCTGAAGGATGGCAGCCTCCGCGTGGTGGCGTCCCGGCACGCGCCGGAGCCCGCCTACGACTTGCGCGGCGGTGACCCGTACTACTTCAGCAACTACCGCTGTTCGGTGGGCTTCCCCGTCAACGGGGGCTTCGTCACCGCGGGCCACTGCGGCGGCGTGGGCACGCCCACCACGGGGCACAACGGCGTGGCCCTGGGCACCATCCGCGGCTCCGTCTGGCCCGGCGCCGACTACGGCTGGGTGGCCACCAACGGCTCGTGGACCCCGCAGCCGTGGGTCAACAACTACGGCGGCGGCAACGTCACCGTCGCGGGTTCCCAGGAGGCCCCGGTGAATGCCTCCATCTGCCGGTCCGGCTACACCACCGGCTGGCGGTGCGGCGTGCTCCAGGCGAAGAACGTCACCGTCAACTACTCCGTCGGTCCCGTGTACAACCTGCACAGGACGAGCGCCTGCGCGGCCGGCGGTGACTCCGGTGGTTCGGTGCTCTCCGGCAACCAGGCCCAGGGCGTGACGTCCGGCGTGGCCGGGACGTGCTCCAACAGCAACCCGGCGACCTTCTACCAGCCGATCAACCCCATCCTGGGCGCCTACGGCCTGACGCTCCGCACGACGGGCGGCGGCGGGAGCGGGCGGGCGTTCGTGTCGCGCCTGAACAACACCAAGTGCATCGACGTGCCCAACTCCAACTTCTCCGACGGCGTGCCGCTCCAGATGTGGAACTGCAATGGCACGAACGCTCAGCGGTGGACCTTCGTCAACGGCACCGTCCGTGCCGGCGGCCTGTGCATGGACGTGGCCTGGGGCAACACGGCCAACGGCACGACCGTCCAGTTGGCCAACTGCAGCGGAAACCCGGCGCAGCAGTTCGTGCTGAGCGGCGCGGGTGACCTGGTCAGCGTGCTCGCCAACAAGTGCGTGGACATCGTGAACCACAACCCGAACGACGGCGCCCGGCTCATCATCTACGAGTGCACGGGCAACCCGAACCAGAAGTGGGACTACCGCTGA
- a CDS encoding metallophosphoesterase, whose protein sequence is MAPSLLRSSSLLVLVPLLLAAAPAPKAPAPPRLEDTLPDTFSGVERVVAVGDVHGDVDALKEVLRLAGIIDAKDRWIGGKTHLVQTGDIPDRGDQTRAAFDLLMRLEQEALAAGGRVHALLGNHEAMNMLGDLRYVSPGEMASFADQSPEADSAGSPPGLNGHRVAYSLQGRYGQWLRRHAAVVRINDTLFVHGGVAPGVPGTDLSALNRWVRQDFFPGQPPGGARNPQGPLWFRGYALGEEQEAGPALDAVLQRYGARRMVMGHTTNRDGKVKVRFNGKALLIDTGLSTGYGRNLAALELRGGKVNALYREGPVTLATVETPAAAPRPAAPKPRKK, encoded by the coding sequence ATGGCCCCGTCCCTGCTCCGTTCGAGCTCCCTGCTCGTGCTCGTCCCGCTGCTCCTCGCGGCGGCCCCGGCCCCCAAGGCTCCAGCCCCGCCCCGGCTGGAGGACACCCTGCCCGACACGTTCTCCGGCGTGGAGCGCGTGGTGGCGGTGGGCGACGTTCACGGTGACGTGGACGCCCTGAAGGAAGTGCTCCGGCTCGCGGGCATCATCGACGCGAAGGACCGGTGGATTGGCGGGAAGACGCACCTGGTGCAGACGGGCGACATCCCCGACCGCGGGGACCAGACGCGGGCCGCGTTCGACCTGCTCATGCGGCTGGAGCAGGAGGCGCTCGCCGCGGGCGGGCGGGTCCACGCCCTGCTGGGCAACCACGAGGCCATGAACATGCTCGGGGACCTTCGCTACGTGAGCCCCGGGGAGATGGCGTCGTTCGCGGACCAGAGCCCCGAAGCGGACAGCGCCGGCTCCCCGCCGGGCCTCAATGGCCACCGCGTGGCGTACAGCCTCCAGGGCCGCTACGGCCAGTGGCTGCGCAGGCACGCCGCCGTGGTGCGCATCAACGACACCCTCTTCGTGCACGGCGGCGTGGCGCCCGGCGTTCCCGGCACGGACTTGAGCGCGCTCAACCGTTGGGTGCGCCAGGACTTCTTCCCCGGCCAGCCGCCCGGCGGCGCCCGGAACCCGCAGGGGCCCCTCTGGTTCCGAGGCTACGCCCTGGGCGAGGAGCAGGAGGCGGGCCCCGCCCTGGACGCGGTGCTTCAGCGCTATGGCGCCCGGCGCATGGTGATGGGGCACACCACCAACCGCGACGGCAAGGTGAAGGTGCGCTTCAACGGCAAGGCGCTGCTCATCGACACGGGGTTGAGCACCGGCTACGGGAGGAACCTGGCGGCGCTGGAGCTCCGAGGCGGCAAGGTCAACGCCCTGTACCGGGAAGGCCCGGTGACGCTGGCCACCGTGGAGACACCGGCCGCGGCGCCTCGCCCCGCGGCGCCGAAGCCCCGAAAGAAGTGA
- a CDS encoding NAD-dependent epimerase/dehydratase family protein, translating into MQLFLTGASGFIGGSLAHSLKARGHAIRGLVRDQAKADRLAALGIEPVLGALDDSALLTAEAKRADAVINAASSDHAEAVEALLAGLRGSGKPLLHTSGSSVIGDDVRGDALSDKVFDEDTPFIVEPDKQARHAVDNRVLAAEGMRGIVLCNTMIYGTGTGLSPDSVQIPPLVKQACKSGVVRIVGKGINRWSNVHIQDVVALYQLALERAPAGAFYFVENGEASYAEIGEAIAQRLGLGPVQSWSVEEASREWGEGHARYSFGSNSRVRGKRARRELGWAPQHDSVTAWIRDEMPLD; encoded by the coding sequence ATGCAACTGTTCCTGACGGGCGCGAGCGGCTTCATCGGTGGCTCGCTCGCCCACTCGCTGAAGGCTCGGGGCCACGCCATCCGAGGGCTGGTCCGGGACCAGGCGAAGGCGGACCGTCTGGCCGCGCTGGGCATCGAACCCGTGCTGGGAGCCCTGGACGACAGCGCGCTGCTGACGGCCGAGGCGAAGCGCGCGGATGCGGTCATCAACGCCGCCAGCAGCGACCACGCCGAGGCCGTGGAGGCGCTCCTGGCGGGGCTGCGGGGCTCCGGAAAGCCACTGCTCCACACCAGCGGCTCCAGCGTGATTGGGGACGACGTCCGGGGCGACGCGCTCTCCGACAAGGTGTTCGACGAGGACACGCCCTTCATCGTGGAGCCCGACAAGCAGGCCCGTCACGCCGTGGACAACCGCGTGCTCGCCGCCGAGGGCATGCGCGGCATCGTCCTGTGCAACACGATGATTTATGGCACGGGCACCGGGCTCAGTCCGGACAGCGTGCAGATTCCCCCGTTGGTGAAGCAGGCGTGCAAGAGCGGCGTGGTGCGCATCGTCGGCAAGGGCATCAACCGCTGGTCCAACGTGCACATCCAGGACGTGGTCGCGCTGTACCAGCTCGCGCTGGAGCGCGCGCCCGCGGGGGCCTTCTACTTCGTGGAGAACGGCGAGGCCTCCTACGCGGAGATTGGCGAGGCCATCGCCCAGCGGCTCGGGTTGGGCCCCGTCCAGTCCTGGTCGGTGGAGGAGGCCAGCCGCGAGTGGGGGGAAGGCCACGCGCGCTACTCCTTCGGCTCCAACAGCCGGGTGCGCGGCAAGCGCGCGCGCCGCGAGCTGGGCTGGGCCCCCCAGCACGACTCCGTCACGGCCTGGATTCGGGACGAGATGCCGCTCGACTGA
- a CDS encoding glutathione S-transferase family protein, whose protein sequence is MDDYELIGSPGCGSAIVEMALRISGIPYRLTDLPYLEPGPGRDRLLKLNPLGQVPTLVLPGGAVMTESAAILLHLHDVAPQGALVPEATAPERTRFLNLLFRLVGAVYPTFTYADDPPKWTLAGPAADRLRDTVMERRATLWREIEAQVGRPHVLGERFSALDLYVTMMTHWRPGKDWFAQHCPALTAAASQAEKNPHVAAVLERHFR, encoded by the coding sequence ATGGACGACTACGAGTTGATTGGCTCACCCGGGTGTGGCTCGGCCATCGTGGAGATGGCGCTGCGCATCAGCGGCATCCCCTACCGGCTGACGGACCTGCCCTACCTGGAGCCGGGTCCCGGGCGCGACCGGCTGTTGAAGCTCAACCCGCTGGGACAGGTGCCCACCCTGGTCCTCCCCGGTGGCGCGGTGATGACGGAGAGCGCGGCCATCCTCCTGCACCTGCACGACGTCGCGCCCCAGGGCGCCCTGGTGCCGGAGGCCACCGCGCCCGAGAGGACGCGCTTCCTCAACCTGCTGTTCCGCCTGGTGGGCGCCGTGTACCCGACCTTCACGTACGCGGATGACCCGCCCAAGTGGACCCTGGCCGGCCCCGCCGCGGACCGGCTGCGCGACACCGTCATGGAGCGCCGCGCCACCCTTTGGCGTGAAATCGAGGCCCAGGTGGGCAGGCCCCACGTGCTCGGCGAGCGCTTCAGCGCGCTGGACCTCTACGTCACCATGATGACGCACTGGCGACCTGGGAAGGACTGGTTCGCCCAGCACTGCCCCGCCCTGACGGCGGCGGCATCCCAGGCCGAGAAGAACCCGCACGTCGCCGCGGTGCTGGAGCGTCACTTCCGCTGA
- a CDS encoding calcium-binding protein, with product MKKLPSAHGVRGAVRAWMSHPGLQTLVLALSIIAPWSASAQAMTLPGMNLTQHCQTLYGSTAYSYLQQPNPTAFSWKCWHQGQSKPMDLNKACRDQYPNEGHEAAYLNYSDPYSWYCVLRNSYTPVNSTNSPAQLYLWKGRKIALRTPDRTTCTTQQIKHIVTGIDKGVDFYEDVTGDSPSPHYRYGNLNSFAVLPSGYAMSCVGVACGFVGLTGVEISFPIFRDEMCPAAAAGVHDSTPFYELGRNYWFYGAQLASSESTYGTSIRTGYAVAMRFLAMEYEGLSGTSAHDTLYGQIEGLVDTYRTATVACGTPGATATPTTPGGSTCYRYDWENTLRAGNGLSGRSAPDLFASFVFRLHSQHGWPFINYVWRDAADLGSVTSVYHAADNFIIAASRAAGVNLSDVFQHSWRWPLSSSVRTQLQSELGAPVPASWYH from the coding sequence ATGAAGAAGTTACCGTCGGCCCATGGCGTCAGGGGCGCCGTGCGCGCATGGATGTCTCACCCGGGACTCCAGACGCTGGTGCTGGCCCTGTCCATCATTGCGCCCTGGAGCGCTTCCGCACAGGCGATGACCCTGCCAGGGATGAACCTGACTCAGCACTGTCAGACCCTGTATGGCTCCACCGCGTATTCGTATCTCCAGCAGCCCAATCCCACCGCCTTCAGCTGGAAGTGCTGGCACCAGGGCCAGTCCAAGCCCATGGACCTCAACAAGGCGTGCCGGGACCAGTATCCCAATGAAGGCCATGAGGCCGCGTACCTGAACTACAGTGACCCCTATTCCTGGTATTGCGTGCTCAGGAATTCATACACGCCAGTCAACAGCACCAATTCCCCGGCGCAGTTGTATCTGTGGAAGGGGCGAAAAATCGCGCTGCGGACGCCGGACCGGACCACCTGTACGACGCAGCAGATCAAGCACATCGTCACGGGAATCGACAAGGGCGTCGACTTCTATGAAGACGTCACGGGAGACTCGCCGTCGCCCCACTACAGGTATGGCAACCTGAACAGCTTCGCGGTGCTCCCCTCCGGTTATGCCATGAGTTGCGTTGGCGTCGCCTGCGGCTTCGTCGGCCTCACCGGGGTGGAGATCTCGTTCCCGATCTTCCGGGATGAGATGTGCCCCGCCGCCGCCGCGGGCGTGCATGACAGCACGCCCTTCTACGAGCTGGGCCGCAACTACTGGTTCTACGGCGCTCAGCTCGCCTCGTCTGAAAGCACCTATGGCACCAGCATCCGGACGGGCTATGCGGTGGCGATGCGGTTCCTGGCCATGGAATACGAGGGGCTGTCGGGCACCAGCGCGCACGACACGCTCTACGGCCAGATTGAGGGGCTCGTGGACACCTACCGGACCGCGACCGTGGCGTGTGGCACGCCGGGGGCCACGGCGACTCCCACGACGCCCGGCGGCTCGACCTGCTACCGGTATGACTGGGAGAACACCCTCCGCGCCGGAAACGGCCTGTCAGGCCGCAGCGCGCCGGACCTGTTCGCGTCCTTCGTCTTCCGGCTGCACTCGCAGCACGGTTGGCCCTTCATCAACTATGTCTGGAGGGATGCCGCGGACCTCGGCAGCGTCACCAGCGTCTACCACGCCGCGGACAACTTCATCATCGCCGCCAGCCGGGCGGCGGGGGTCAACCTGTCAGACGTCTTCCAGCACTCCTGGCGGTGGCCGCTGAGCAGCAGCGTTCGTACGCAGCTCCAGAGCGAGCTCGGCGCTCCGGTCCCCGCCTCCTGGTATCACTGA
- a CDS encoding M16 family metallopeptidase — protein MSPPRVSRPPAWRPRAAVMALALLVSACAALPPRGQIVMRDVAFPLRDFRFPSGLRVVVEQDARSPVVAVVAVVGAGGSSDPNGKEGLAHVVEHLAFRSRHAGGPSVWRRLEASGVGFFNASTSLDHTSYETLGPKEALPALLKMEGQRLSAPLAGVSPEVFEVEREVVRNELREHNETGYVGQVFSWMKAAAFPGEHAYSRPLAGTHASLSALSLSDAQRFARAHYRPDNVTLVIAGDVDLAAVEATLQENLPEAWVGTGVPLAMEARLPAQPAAPPTSPAQESVPVYTAAVPTPEVYLSWVLPRGFDEASAVQDFVRATFGRNLAGAMRNDGDIAGITTNLIPGTRASLLVVRVLLSRGDDPVRSAGNVLDQVQKAWVHALQAGAVLDRERSFRAVRRLVVTDMVLESEDLMSRTGRRALLTHFTQDARAYIRSQVSLMGLAGGKVTDFAYQWLQRDRVRIIVVRPGEVPGAATASATLAVDEEPWATPAERVPPSMTAALDSPVQVLMLDNGMEVLLAPRPGLPVVRIGAALGGGSSHGDKAGVADLATWGSFRESWFEGYPSDWGLRSTSSFQRDHLRVGLSGAAGNVGNMLAMLAEQLDTTRTDEYVVRFYREQVLPRRRALDSNPERLAERHLQKALYGTHPYSREATGEDLAEVSWTEADAWLKDVYRPANTVVVIAGEFDVKEVEGLVRKYLGGWSRGTAKPVATPPAPELPAVTAAAKALLTPRPGASQAQVRLACRLPTATPELEARYALMAELIHVHASGEMRFRRGATYGFSARPWLGRGGAAHLVLEGALDAQRMGEGIGTVRDILASFAKEVPARTLERARRGLLAQQAVSFISSEAWVDALLTARVRGFSPEAVTGRPARLQAVTAESLREAFEGCHQRLVVSVTADEGQARSAIQALSQP, from the coding sequence ATGTCCCCCCCGCGAGTCTCCCGTCCTCCCGCCTGGCGTCCTCGTGCCGCCGTCATGGCCCTGGCGCTGCTGGTGAGCGCGTGCGCCGCGCTTCCGCCGCGTGGGCAGATCGTCATGCGTGACGTGGCCTTCCCGCTGCGGGACTTCCGCTTCCCCTCCGGCCTTCGCGTGGTGGTGGAGCAGGACGCGCGCTCCCCCGTGGTGGCGGTGGTCGCGGTGGTGGGGGCGGGTGGCTCCAGTGACCCCAATGGCAAGGAGGGCCTGGCGCACGTCGTGGAGCACCTCGCGTTCCGCTCCCGTCACGCAGGCGGGCCGTCGGTGTGGCGGCGCCTGGAAGCCTCCGGGGTGGGCTTCTTCAACGCCTCCACCAGCCTGGACCACACGTCCTACGAGACGCTGGGCCCCAAGGAGGCCCTGCCCGCGCTCCTGAAGATGGAGGGGCAGCGGCTGTCCGCGCCGCTCGCGGGCGTGAGCCCGGAGGTCTTCGAGGTGGAGCGCGAGGTCGTCCGCAACGAGCTCCGCGAGCACAACGAGACGGGGTACGTGGGGCAGGTCTTCAGTTGGATGAAGGCGGCGGCCTTCCCCGGGGAGCATGCCTATTCCCGCCCGCTGGCGGGGACGCATGCGTCGCTCTCCGCGCTCAGCCTGTCGGACGCGCAGCGCTTCGCCCGGGCGCACTACCGCCCGGACAACGTCACGCTGGTCATCGCCGGGGACGTGGACCTGGCGGCCGTGGAGGCCACGCTCCAGGAGAACCTGCCGGAGGCCTGGGTGGGGACGGGGGTGCCCCTGGCGATGGAGGCGCGCCTGCCCGCGCAGCCCGCCGCCCCGCCCACCTCGCCCGCCCAGGAGTCGGTGCCCGTCTACACCGCCGCGGTGCCCACGCCGGAGGTGTACCTGTCCTGGGTATTGCCGCGCGGCTTCGATGAGGCCAGCGCCGTCCAGGACTTCGTCCGCGCCACCTTCGGCCGGAATCTCGCGGGCGCGATGCGCAACGACGGCGACATCGCGGGCATCACCACCAACCTGATTCCCGGGACGCGGGCCTCGCTGTTGGTGGTGCGGGTGTTGCTCAGCCGGGGCGACGACCCGGTGCGCTCGGCCGGGAATGTGCTGGACCAGGTGCAGAAAGCCTGGGTGCATGCGCTTCAGGCCGGCGCGGTGCTGGACCGCGAGCGCAGCTTCCGGGCGGTGCGGCGGCTGGTGGTGACGGACATGGTGCTGGAGTCGGAGGACCTCATGTCACGCACCGGGCGCCGGGCGTTGCTCACCCACTTCACGCAGGACGCGCGCGCCTATATCCGCTCCCAGGTGTCGCTGATGGGGCTCGCCGGCGGCAAGGTGACGGACTTCGCCTACCAGTGGCTCCAGAGGGACCGGGTGCGCATCATCGTCGTGCGGCCCGGCGAAGTGCCCGGCGCGGCGACGGCGAGCGCCACCCTGGCGGTGGACGAGGAGCCCTGGGCCACGCCCGCGGAGCGCGTGCCTCCGTCCATGACGGCGGCGCTGGATTCGCCCGTGCAGGTGCTCATGCTGGACAACGGCATGGAGGTGCTGCTCGCGCCGCGTCCGGGGCTCCCTGTCGTCCGCATCGGCGCGGCGCTCGGCGGTGGCTCGTCCCACGGTGACAAGGCGGGCGTGGCGGACCTGGCGACCTGGGGCTCGTTCCGGGAGTCCTGGTTCGAGGGCTACCCCAGTGACTGGGGGCTGCGTTCGACGTCGTCGTTCCAGCGTGACCACCTGCGCGTCGGCCTCTCCGGCGCGGCCGGCAACGTCGGCAACATGCTGGCGATGCTGGCCGAGCAGCTCGACACCACGCGGACCGACGAATACGTGGTGCGCTTCTACCGCGAGCAGGTCCTGCCCCGGCGCCGGGCGCTGGATTCGAATCCAGAGCGCCTGGCCGAGCGGCACCTCCAGAAGGCGCTCTACGGCACGCATCCCTATTCGCGCGAGGCCACCGGCGAGGACCTGGCCGAGGTGTCGTGGACGGAAGCCGACGCGTGGCTGAAGGACGTCTACCGGCCGGCCAACACGGTGGTCGTCATCGCTGGCGAGTTCGACGTGAAGGAAGTGGAAGGCCTGGTCCGCAAGTACCTGGGCGGCTGGAGCCGGGGGACGGCGAAGCCCGTCGCCACGCCGCCCGCGCCTGAGCTGCCGGCCGTCACCGCCGCCGCGAAGGCGCTGCTCACGCCGCGTCCGGGCGCGAGCCAGGCGCAGGTGCGGCTGGCCTGCCGGCTGCCCACGGCCACGCCCGAGCTGGAAGCGCGCTACGCCTTGATGGCGGAGCTGATTCACGTCCACGCCTCCGGCGAGATGCGCTTCCGCCGGGGCGCCACCTATGGCTTCTCCGCGCGGCCCTGGCTGGGGCGCGGCGGCGCGGCGCACCTGGTGTTGGAGGGCGCGCTGGATGCGCAGCGCATGGGCGAAGGCATCGGCACGGTCCGCGACATCCTCGCGTCCTTCGCGAAGGAGGTGCCTGCGCGGACGCTGGAGCGCGCGCGCCGGGGGCTGCTGGCCCAGCAGGCCGTCTCCTTCATCTCCTCGGAAGCCTGGGTGGACGCGCTGCTGACCGCGCGCGTCCGGGGCTTCTCGCCCGAGGCGGTGACGGGCCGGCCCGCGCGGCTCCAGGCGGTGACGGCCGAGTCCCTGCGAGAGGCGTTCGAGGGCTGCCACCAGCGGCTCGTCGTCTCCGTCACCGCGGACGAGGGGCAGGCGAGGTCCGCCATCCAGGCCCTGTCCCAGCCGTAG
- a CDS encoding spermidine synthase, producing the protein MRGVTRRLLLVGLAFLACTAFATRKVLYEKESPYTLISVTEDEEGRRYLGFDASGALQSVVRPGKPLELVLPYTQVSMVGLAYVPAPQRILIIGLGGGAMPMFLRKVVPKAHIDVVDIDPDVVTVARRYFGFKEDSHLRAHVGDGRRFVEAERPAYDLIFLDAYGPDSIPEHLATQEFLASVRAKLRPKGAVVGNVWAFPPNRHYDAMVHTWQVAFTQLHEFIVPRSSNRILVGVAYEDKVAAKTLEARAEKLERARGVPFDLSGLVDQGFTDATQRQPRGKVLKDADLPKPASVTTPAQVR; encoded by the coding sequence ATGCGCGGCGTGACCCGGCGGCTGCTGCTGGTGGGGCTGGCGTTCCTGGCGTGTACGGCCTTCGCCACCCGCAAGGTCCTGTATGAGAAGGAATCCCCCTACACCCTCATCTCGGTGACGGAGGACGAGGAGGGGCGCCGCTACCTGGGCTTCGATGCCTCGGGGGCCCTGCAGAGCGTCGTCCGGCCGGGCAAGCCGTTGGAGCTGGTGCTCCCGTACACGCAGGTGTCCATGGTGGGGCTGGCCTACGTGCCGGCGCCCCAGCGCATCCTCATCATCGGCCTGGGGGGTGGGGCCATGCCCATGTTCCTGCGCAAGGTGGTGCCCAAGGCGCACATCGACGTGGTGGACATCGACCCGGACGTGGTGACGGTGGCCAGGCGCTACTTCGGCTTCAAGGAGGACTCGCACCTGCGCGCGCACGTGGGGGACGGCCGGCGCTTCGTCGAAGCCGAGCGCCCCGCGTATGACCTCATCTTCCTGGATGCCTATGGCCCGGACAGCATCCCCGAGCACCTGGCCACTCAGGAGTTCCTGGCGTCGGTGCGGGCGAAGCTGCGCCCGAAGGGCGCGGTGGTGGGCAACGTCTGGGCCTTCCCGCCCAACCGCCACTACGACGCCATGGTGCACACGTGGCAGGTGGCCTTCACGCAGCTCCACGAGTTCATCGTGCCGCGGAGCTCGAACCGCATCCTGGTGGGCGTGGCGTACGAGGACAAGGTGGCGGCCAAGACGCTGGAGGCGCGCGCGGAGAAGCTGGAGCGCGCCAGGGGCGTGCCGTTCGATTTGAGCGGGCTGGTGGACCAGGGCTTCACGGACGCCACGCAGCGGCAGCCGCGGGGCAAGGTGTTGAAGGACGCGGACCTGCCGAAGCCCGCGTCTGTGACGACGCCGGCGCAGGTGCGCTGA